The genomic stretch TAAGGAAAGCTCTTCTTTCAGAATGCCCTATTCCATTTGGCACAGTTCCTATATACCAAGTGGCATCTTCTGTTTCTAATATAAGTGATATATCTTTCTCCCTTATCCTTGATGTAATAGAAAAACAGGCTAATGATGGCGTTGATTTTATGACAATACATTGTGGCTTAAGGCAGGAATTCTTTTCTGATATTGAAAAAAGGCTTATTCCTATTGTAAGCAGGGGTGGAGCAATTATTTACAATTGGATGAAGAGAAATAAAAAAGAAAACCCCCTTTATGAATATTTTGAGGATATTTTAAAGATTGCCTTAAAATACGATGTTGCATTAAGCTTAGGCGATAGCTTAAGGCCTGGATGCCTTGCTGATGCCTCAGATTCTGCCCAAATAAAAGAGCTAATACAATTGGGAGAATTAAGGGATATGGCACACAAAGAAGGTGTTTCTGTAATCATTGAAGGACCAGGACACCTTCCCCTTAATCATATAAACGCAAATGTTAAATTAGCAAAGAAAATAACAAAGAATGCACCATTGTATCTCCTTGGCCCACTTCCTTGTGATATTGCACCAGGCTATGACCACATAACATCTGCAATTGGTGCATCCCTTGCTGCCTGGGCTGGAGCTGATTTTATCTGCTATGTAACGCCATCAGAACACCTTGCACTTCCTACACCAGACGAGGTAAAGGAGGGCGTGATTGCCGCAAAAATTGCTGGGATTTGTGCTGATATTGCTTTGGGAAAAAAAGCATTAGTAGAGAGGAATATAGAAATGGCTAGGGCAAGGAAGAACCTTAATTGGAAAAAGCAAGAAATCCTTTCAATTGACCCAAAAAAGGTAAAGGGCTATCACTTAAAAAACAAAACCTCCTGCACAATGTGTGGCGATTTTTGTGTGTTTAAGATTAAATGAATGGTTATAAGGGATTTTTGAAATGAAGGAAATAATTTCACAAGAAACAATAGAAAAAAGATTTATCTAATGCAGGGTGAGAAGATTATGTTGAGTACCCATTTGGCTGAACTTTATGGCGTTAAAGCAAGGGTGCTTGTTCAAGCAATAAAAAGAAATATTGAAATATTCCCTGAAGATTTTATATTCCAATTAAGCGATGAAGAATACAGAAACTTGAAATCACAATTTGTGATTTCAAGCTGGGGTGGTGTCCGACGTGCTAACCCTTATGCATTTACAGAACAAGGTGTTGTGATGCTTTCCAGCGTGTTAAGGAGCAAAAGGGCTATTCAGGTAAATATTGCCATTATGCGTGCATTTGTAAAACTAAGGCAAATTTTATCCACCCATAAAGAACTTGCATATAAACTAGAGAAATTAGAGAAAAGGATTGAAAAACATGATAGGGAAATTCAATGTATCTTTGAAGCGATTCGTCAATTGATGTCTCCACCAGAAAAACCAAAGCATCGCATAGGATTTCATACAAAAGGTGAATAATAAAATAAAAAGGTTTTTAGAATACCTCTCTCAAAAAAATTATTCCCTCCATACAATTAGAAATTATGAAATGGATTTAAGGGATTGGTTTTCTTTTTTAAATAAAAGGGAGGCAAGTTATCATATTGCAAGGGAATATTTGGGAAGCTTGGTAAAAATGGGTAGAAAAAAGAAGACAATTGCAAGAAAGCTTTCCTCCTTAAGGAGCTTTTATAACTTCCTGTGCATTTATGAAGAAGCAAAGGATAATCCTATATCAGGAATCCTAACGCCAAGGCTTCCAAAAAGGCTTCCAAATTTTCTTGATACATCTTCTGTTCTTAATTTGATTGATGTATCATCTTTAGGCCGTTTTGGAATAAGAAATAGGGCAATTGTTGAGCTTTTTTATTCAACGGCAATAAGGGTTTCTGAAATTTCATCTTTGAATGTATCAGACATTAATCTATCTGATGAAACAATAAGGGTTGTTGCTAAAGGAAAAAAAGAGAGGCTTATTCCATTTGGCTCTTATGCAAGGGATGCTTTGGTTTATTATCTTAAAACAAGGGCTTCGCAAGATGGTCCCCTTTTTCTAAATAGATTTGGGAGGAGGATTTCTAGCCGGGCTATTGAGCTTCTCATTGATAAAATAAGGAAAAAAGCTGGTCTTCCCCACATATCCCCTCATACTTTAAGGCATTCCTGTGCAACGCATCTTTTGGAAAAAGGGGCTGATATTCGCTCTGTCCAGGAATTCCTTGGGCACAAAAGCATTTCTACAACCCAAATCTATACCCACATTACAAGAAAGCATCTTAAAGAGGTATACGATAAGGCTCACCCTAGGGCATAAAAAACTAAAAACTAAAAATTCTTCTTAAGTATTCTAACAAAAATGCCGATGTATTAGGTGATGAAAAAAATTTTCTTTTTTCTCCTTTTCTTTAAACTGGGATTTTCCTCATCTTTGGTATTTACGGGAAAACAATATATAACAAAAGAGGTTTTGGATGCAGGTGAGAATGCATCTATATATGTTGTTGATTTTGACCATGATAACAAGAAGGATTTAATTGTTGGAAATAAGGAGGGATATATTTTATTTTATAAGAACATTGGGACGGATTATAACCCAAAATTTGAAAATGGAAAAAGGATTACCATAGATACAGGGGATATTAAGCTTGAAGGAGGATATAGTTCACCAATTGTCTGCCAATGGGACAGCGTAAAAGACCTGGATTTGCTAATTGGAGATGGAGCTGGAAATATATGGCTTGCAAAGGCTATAAATGATGTAATAGAGGGAGTTCCTCCAACATATTCTAGCTTTGAAAAGATAAAGGCAGATAATAAAACAATCTCTTTACAAAATGCCTCTTGTTTTGTATTTGATGTAGATGAGGATGGCTTGCTTGATTTGCTTGTTGGAGATGAGGCTGGCTATGTCTGGTTCTTTAGAAATATTGGAAGAGCTGATATGCCCATTCTTTCAGCTGGAAC from bacterium encodes the following:
- the thiC gene encoding phosphomethylpyrimidine synthase ThiC, with translation MTQILSAKKGIITEEVKRVALDEGLSIKTIISGIKNGTIVIPKNKKRDIKKIKGIGEGLLKKVNANIGSSTNTSSLELERKKLHSAIDGETDAIMDLSIGENIDEIRKALLSECPIPFGTVPIYQVASSVSNISDISFSLILDVIEKQANDGVDFMTIHCGLRQEFFSDIEKRLIPIVSRGGAIIYNWMKRNKKENPLYEYFEDILKIALKYDVALSLGDSLRPGCLADASDSAQIKELIQLGELRDMAHKEGVSVIIEGPGHLPLNHINANVKLAKKITKNAPLYLLGPLPCDIAPGYDHITSAIGASLAAWAGADFICYVTPSEHLALPTPDEVKEGVIAAKIAGICADIALGKKALVERNIEMARARKNLNWKKQEILSIDPKKVKGYHLKNKTSCTMCGDFCVFKIK
- a CDS encoding ORF6N domain-containing protein — protein: MQGEKIMLSTHLAELYGVKARVLVQAIKRNIEIFPEDFIFQLSDEEYRNLKSQFVISSWGGVRRANPYAFTEQGVVMLSSVLRSKRAIQVNIAIMRAFVKLRQILSTHKELAYKLEKLEKRIEKHDREIQCIFEAIRQLMSPPEKPKHRIGFHTKGE
- the xerA gene encoding site-specific tyrosine recombinase/integron integrase — translated: MNNKIKRFLEYLSQKNYSLHTIRNYEMDLRDWFSFLNKREASYHIAREYLGSLVKMGRKKKTIARKLSSLRSFYNFLCIYEEAKDNPISGILTPRLPKRLPNFLDTSSVLNLIDVSSLGRFGIRNRAIVELFYSTAIRVSEISSLNVSDINLSDETIRVVAKGKKERLIPFGSYARDALVYYLKTRASQDGPLFLNRFGRRISSRAIELLIDKIRKKAGLPHISPHTLRHSCATHLLEKGADIRSVQEFLGHKSISTTQIYTHITRKHLKEVYDKAHPRA